GATCTTAAAAGAGCATGAAGACAATAACCAGTAGGTCCAACTTTAGACGAATGATATTTTGGGAAACTAGACAAATCAATGATATCGAAGATTTTTTCATAAAATTTTGTTTTGCTATTAGATGTAAATAAATCAATGTTATTAAAGATTAATTGACGTTCAAACAAGGGCTTCGCCTCCTTAATATAATATTTGGTGGTACTTATATTATTTGACATAAAGAGGCGAAAACCCTTTTTGAAAATAGAAATATTTTTGAGTGATAAGAAAAAATCACTGTATAGAACACAGTGATTTCAAGCGTTGCAAGTTATGACAAACGCTAAGATTTTTAGTAAAAGAGGTGAAAATATGAGTAAAGCGGTAAGTTTTTTAATAGATGAAGATGTATATGAAAAATTTTGTCTTGCTATGAGCATCTCTAAAGATTCTGAAGAAGAAGCTATTGAAATGTGTATGAGATGGTACATTGCTAAGACTTTTGAAAAGGCTTCCTACGAATATAATCCTAAAACAATATCTAAACCTACTGAAGTAAATAATGATTATTATGGAAAGGCTATTCAGCGTATTCCTATATGGGCATTAAAGACAGAACAGTATAATCATAAAATTATAAAGGCATATTTTGCTGCAGTTGATATAGCAGGTGAAGCTACTGTTACAATGATGGAGCATCTATGTAGTGAAAAGGAGAATCCAGAGCTATATGTACCTACTTTCAAAAATAATTATTCACAGATGAAAATAGACGGAGCAAAAAGTCATGGTAAAGTATTTGAAGATGATGGAGAGAATGTTTGGCTTTGGAGTGAAATAAAGGATACTTTACTGAAGTATAAATCAAGTTTTTATAGCGAGGAGGACAAGCGTGAGTAGATTAGTTGATAGCAGTATAAGTATTTATGAAGCTTTACAGAATATAAAAAATGGTAAATATGTTATGCCAGCATTTCAAAGGCAGTATGTTTGGAGCATGGAACAAGTCGAAAAATTGTGGGACTCTATCCTTTTAGATTATCCCATAGCTACTTTTTTATTTTGGCATGTGGATGATGATAATGTAACTTGGGATACATACTTTTGTAATTTTTTATATGAGGTTACATTCGATAATCGTAAGCAAGCAGATACGGTAAATTATGAATTAAGCAATATAAATGTTAATCAGACTGACACAGCAGTGCTTGACGGACAACAGAGATTAACCTCATTATTTCTCTCTTTATTCGGGAATGCTTTTATCAGGCAAAAATATGCAAGGAGAAAAAATAGTGGTGGCATTGTTACGAAACTTTTGATTGAGTTAAATAAAAACAAAATAACTGTTGATGAGGAAGAATATAATAGCAAAAAATATGATATCAAATTCAGTGAAAAAGTTGGAAAGTTAAGTCCGACACAATTTGAGATCAAAAATATATTAGAACAAAAATTCCAAGACGATAGCACTAGAGATAAAGCTATTGAAGAGGCAATTTTTAATGTTCCTGCAGATAGCAAGGATTATGCTAGAAATATCTTAAATAAACTTTATAATAAGATTTTTGTAGAAAAGTTAATTCGATATACGGAAATTCATGACATGAAACAAGATGATGCTCTAGAAATGTTTGTAAGATTTAACAGTGGTGGAAAAGCCCTGCGTAAATCTGAAATAACTATGTCTATACTTGAGGCATACTGGCCAAGTGCAAAGACTGAATTTGGGAAACTACTTGTTGACTCTTATGAAGGCTTTGGTTCAGATTTTATAATTCGTTCTGCACTTATGATTTATGGAGATGTAGTTAAATCAAATATTAGTAAAAATATAGCAGAAGAATTAAAAAATAACTGGAGCGAGTTTAAAAAGGCTTTAAAAAATTTAGAAAGCACATTAAAAGAAATTAAAATCGGAGTAAGTAGATTTGCAAGTAGTTGGAACGTGCTATTACCGATTATCTACTTTATTTACTATAATCCTGAATACAGAAATAACCTTGATGGGATTCGTGCATATTTGATTAGGGCGGTTTTATTTACCTATTTTCAATCAGGGACAACTGGAAAGTTGCAGCAAATGAAGAGTAGAATTAACGAAAATGATTATGAGATAACTGTAGATATGCTCAATCAGATGAATGACCTTAGAGTAACAGAGGGCAAAATTGAGGATATTTTAAACGAAGAAAAAGGCAGTAGAGTTGCTGGTGAAGCCTTATATTTCCTTAGTTTAGACTGGAGAAATACTCACTTCAAATATGAGCAGGATCATCTTCATCCATTTGAAAGATTTGACGGTAATAAGCCGATATCAGTTTCTATGGAAGATTGGAGAAAATGGAGAGGTAACCGCAACAGACTGGCTAATTTGCATCTATTGGAAGGTAGAAGTAATGCTAGTAAAAGTGATATGAGGCTTGTTGATTATTATAATGATATGAATGTTGAACAAAGGGCAGATTTTCATAGACAATCTTTTATTCCAGAAGGAATATCCCTAGAACTAGAAAAATTTGAAGAGTTTTATGAAGCTAGAAAAGCGATACTCACGGGAAAAATACGTGAGTTGTTGGGATAGGGGGTATTCAACCTGTAACACAGCAAATTGACGAAACCAAACTCGTAGAAATTAAAGATAGCAAGGTTTTAGCACGTGTTAATAATCTTGTACCAAGAATTTTTCAAGCTGGAACAGCAGCGAGAAACGCAATTCAAGGCAATGCACAAGTATTATACCAAGCTATCATTCCCGTAGGGGCAAAGCTTACGCAATCTCAAGATATGACAAGAGCAGTTCGTGGCATATATCATAGTACAGAGGGAATCAGAGGGCAAGCTAATTTAACGATTGTAGGTTATTCTAAAAAAAGCAATCTTGGTTTTGATGAATATGAAGAAGAGTTGCCAGAAGTTCAAAATTGGTATATTTATCAGAAGATTCTTTTAGAGGTTCTGTATCGAATTGCTGATTTGAAACACACATTACATCTTGGCTCTGTATCAAGAGAGCAATGTGGTGCATTACTTCCTACATATTCAAAACAAGTGAAAGATGCGATTAACAGCTTAACATATGGCATCAATCTCAAGCAAAAAAACATAGTATCAATATAGATTTAAATCTTAGAAAACGAGGAGGTTTTGATGGTTTCATTCATAAGCTACCTGGATTAATCAATCAAGAGTATAACTTCTGTCCTATATCAGAAAGAACGACAAATATAATCACAGCTCAAGTTAGTACATATGAAAATCCATGTAAAACGGAATTGGTCGATTTATTCCACGAAGATGTTAGAATAATTGCTAAAGAAGGAAAACTTTATTATTTACCAGGGAGTGACATGGGACAAACCACAGAAATTTAGCTGTTGTGCTTGAACGGAGGTGACCATAGTGATAGATATGGAACAAGTTCATAATTTTGCAGTAAAATGGTGCGATAAATTTCGAGATCAAAAAATTAATTATATAGAATTGGTAGACCGCTATATGGCAGATGATTGTGTAGCCCTTGGATTTGAGATGGACTGTGGGAATGCTTTTGCTGAAAAATATGGTAAAGCAGTTAATGATTATGAGGAACTAGATAAGATTATAGATGATGTAAAGGATATAAAACTATTGGGTTCGGCTATTTATTCTAGGTGGAGATATTTTAACCATTGGGCATATATGGGAGAAGAAATTTTGGAGTTTAAAAATCGTTTGTGGTTTATTTTGGCACTTAGTAGGCTAGCTATACTTACTGGAAAAAATATGTTTATATTTGAAGGCACACCTAAAAAAATCCGTATTATATCTAACAATGTATGCTATGGACCTTGCCCAGAACCTACAGATGAGGTAGAACAACGTATAACAATCAATGCAGAAGGAAGGGTATGGTTTTCTGCATATGTATTTGGAGATGGATTAGGTCAATATAAAAAATCCAGAACTAAGAATTATAAAATAGAAAAAATAGTATCAGAAAAAATTTTAAATACTGTTGCCAATTATTTCAGCAAGGAGTATGATGAAGTCTTTGCAACGGATATCGGTGATTGGCAAATGGAACTAACCAATACAGAGGATGAAACATATAAATTCAGGGGTTCACTGTGCTCTGATTTTGAAGTTGATGGAATTGACCTTTCAGATTTTATTAGGGAGTCACTTGAAATGAATGACTTATATGTATTTGATGGTAATTGCAAACCAGATAAGGTAAATAAAATTTCTATTGAATACCACCGAATTACCAAAATTAACCCCAAGCAGCCTATAGGTGAGGAAACTGAATATGTTACTTGGGATTATACAGAACAGTTGGTAGTAGATAGAGAATCAGAAAGTATTGAACACATTCAAAACATTGGAACTGGCTGTATTGTTTCTCGTAAATATAAAGTTGAAGGTGGTGTTGAGGGATTACTAGATGGTTTGGATGCAGAATACCTATTTGACAATATAGTGGGCAATCCATCTGATATTGTTGAAACGCCGAATGAAACCAAGGATTATACGATAACCATTGATTTTAAGGAAAGTCCACAACGTGTTATAAAAGGAACCTTTGATAAAAAAGGATTACCAGATGACTGGGCAGAGTTTGCGGAAACAGTATTCAATTTCATGTGTTTTTATGGCTTAGGGGAAATACTTAATCCATCCGTTTATGAAAAAGTAAAACGTCGCAAAGGTGAATATATTTTCTGTAGCGTAATCTTTGATGAGGGATACAAGAGCTATTATTATATTACCGATGATGATAGTATTGAGGTTGGTGATTTTGTTTTAGTTACCGTAGGAAATGATAATCACACTGCTGTTGTTGAGGTTATTAATATTGAGTATTTTTCTGAAGAAGATGCTCCACTACCAGTTAATAAAACAAAGCACATTATCCGTAAATGTACAGAAGGTGACTACCATAGATACAAATCAAAAAGGAGAAATCCTTATCTACCAAACTGAAAAGGTGAAATTAGTTCTCCCCATTATCTTTACGTTATATAAAAAGTGTAATTTTGATAGTTTTACAGCTTTTAGAATAATTTAATAGCCAATAGGAGGGTGAGAAATGGAAAACGATAACCATACAAAAATTAAAAGGAGTACATTAGATAATTTAAAATTTGTATTTAGGTACATTTGGAAATGGGACAAGTCATTATTATATATCTGTGGATTCAATTCGATATTTATTGCCGTTGCTCCTTTTATATGGATTTTAGCTCCTAAATTTTTAATAGATGAACTAATGGGGATAAAGCGTGTAGATATACTGATTAAGATACTTTTGGTCACACTATTGATATCAGCAGTTACTAAATATTTTATAGCCTATCTAGCAGGAGCTTATAGAATGAAAATGAGTAACATTAGATTTAAGTTTATTGATGTAATCCATGAGAAGGCTATGGAAATGGATTATAAGCATACAGAAGATCCTGACGTATTAAATGCCATTCGAATTGCATGGAGAACAGTAAGTAATCCCCATAGAGGAATTGGGGGAATTCTTCAGAAGATATTTACAATATTAGGTAGCTTAGCAGGATTTTTGGGATATATAGCAATAATACTAACATTAAATCCACTTATACTATTATATTTAGTTGTAAATGTTATTATAATTTACTTTATTAACTTAAAGGTTAATGAATATGAGAAAAGTCAAGAGGGTAAGAGAACGGAGTATTTCAGAAAGTCAGTATATGTATCTTCGACAATGTCTGATTTTCAATATGGTAAGGATATTAGAGTTTATAGTATGAAGGATTTGCTATTAAGAAAAAAAGAGTATTTTGATAAGATAAGAACAGATATTTCAGAAGATATAGAGAGTAAAAGATATAGGTCAGATGTTATTGATGCAGTTTTATTATTACTTAGGGAAGGCATTGTTTATGGATATTTGATACATAGAGTTGTAACAGGCAGCTTGACTATAGGAAATTTCACAATGTACGTAGCTACAATTGGTGGTTTTGCTTTATGGATGGGAAATCTTATGAAAGATATTGCCTTTGTTAAGACTAACTGTAAATATGTAGGGGATTTAAGAGATTTTTTAGATATAAAAGATGAAGAAAAAGTTAAGGAACCACTAAAAGTGCCTATTCAGAAGCCATATGAAATTGAATTTAAGAATGTATCCTTTAAATATCCTAACAGTGATAATTATATTTTCAAAAACCTTTCGTTAAAAATAAAACCAGGACAAAAGCTTGCTATAGTCGGAGTGAATGGAGCAGGAAAAACGTCACTTGTAAAGCTATTGACTAGGCTTTACTCTCCAATAGAAGGCGAAATTTACCTTAATGGAATAAATATAAATCAGTTTGATCAAAAAGAATATTATAGGCTATTCTCAATTGTGTTTCAGGAAATAAAAATGTTTGCTTTTAATGTAACGGAAAACATTGCTTTGAAAGATAAAAATATTAATCACGAAAGAGTTAAAGAATCAGCAAGAAAAGCTGGTATTAAGGAGAAGGTCGATAGCTTAGAGAAAGGCTTCTCTACAAGTATACTAAAGGTTATTGATGAACATGGCATTGAACTTTCAGGTGGAGAAAATCAAAAATTAGCTCTAGCAAGGGCATTATATAAAAGTGGAGAAATAGTTGTTTTAGATGAACCTACTGCAGCCCTTGATCCAATTGCAGAACACAATATTTATTTGAGCTTTAATGAATTGATTGAAAATAGGACAGCAATCTATATTTCTCATAGACTTTCGAGCACCAGATTCTGTGATGTCATAGCCTTTATGGAGGAGGGTGAGATAAAGGAGTATGGAACCCATGATGAGCTTATGGAGAAGGATGGAAAATACGCTAGCATGTTCAACATCCAATCACAATATTACAAAGAGGAGAACATGAGCAAGGAGGCTGCAGGCTATGGAATATAAACAAAGGCAAGGACTAGGTGAAAATATCAGAATTCTAAAGTACTTTTTAAAATTAACCCATAGCATATCCAAGTCCCACATACCAACTTTATTACTATCCTCGTTTTTAAAATCAGCCATCCCTTTTCTAAACATAATTGTTCCTAAGTTCATTATTGATGAATTAATTGGACAGCAAAGAACGGAGATATTTGTTCAATTTATTGCAATTCTAATCCTTGGTAATTTTGTATTGAATATCACTAATCGTTGGTTTGATAAGAGAGTTAAAATAGCAAATGAAAAAATGATGTATAGCTTTGATACATTAATAAGTGAAAAGATTGTTGACATGGATTTTGAGAACATAGAAAACCCGGAAATACTTGATTTAAAGGAGAGAGCTTTATTTGCAATTTATAATCATGGTACTATTGAAAGGTTAATAGAAAACATTGCAAAAGCAGTCTCTGAGATTATTACTATGATTGGACTTATTGCAATAATATTTACTTTGAATGGGTTTATAGTACTTGTAATATTAGCAATTATAGCATTAAATTCAAAGATATTTGATAAGTTACAGAAACTGAGCTTTGAAGAAGGTCAGAAAGCAGTACCTGCTAACAGAGCATTTGCTTACTTTGGTACATTGACATCAGATTTTTCTCTTGGTAAGGATATTAGATTATATAATATCGCACCTATTATTCTGTCAAAGTCCAGTAGGTTTCACACCGATATTGTAGCTATTAATACAAGGCATTGTAGAACAGAAGGGAAGTATAATGGATTAACCAATATAAATCTACAGTTTCAAATGGTATTAGTATATGCTTATTTGACTTATAGAGTTTTCATAGAAGCTCTATCTATAGGTAGCTTTACAATGTATGCCAGTGCTATCAGTAGCTTTAGTACTTCTGTTTCCTCATTTATTAATACTTTTATTGAGATAAACCAGCTATGTAGATATTTAGATCTATTTATTCAATTTGAGCAATTAGAATCTAAAAATCAAGCTGGTGATAGGAGTCTGGAAGAACAAGATCAGTATGTTATTGAGTTTTGTAATGTCTCTTTTAAGTATCCAAAGAATAAAGATTATACACTAAAAAACATATCCATAACTATCAAGCATGGTGAAAAATTATCCTTAGTAGGTCTAAATGGTGCTGGTAAAACAACTTTTATTAAGCTTTTGACAAGATTATATGAACCTACAGAAGGTGAAATACTTTTAAATGGAATTAACATTAGTGAATACAAATATGATGAATATATGAAAATATTCTCTGTAGTATTTCAAGATTTTAAACTATTAGCCTTTACAATCAAGGAGAATATATCTCTTGATGATCATAACACTGCATCAGATGAATCTATATTTGAGGTGATGAGAGAAGTAGGTCTAGAAAAAGAGATTTCTAAATTAGAAAAAGGGGTTAATACTTCTATATATAAAAGGTTTGACAAGAAAGGAATAGAATTTTCAGGAGGTCAATCTCAAAAGCTTGCTATTGGTAGAGCCTTATATAAAGATGCTCCAATAGTTGTGTTGGATGAACCTACTGCGGCCCTTGATCCCATAGCAGAGTATGAGATATACAACAAATTTAATGACTTAGTTGGAAATAAAATTGCTATATATATTTCACATAGGATGTCAAGCTGTAAAATCTGTGACAAAATTGCAGTGTTTCATAGAGGGGAGATAATCCAATATGGAAATCACGATGAGTTGATTAAGGATGATAATATGCAGTATGCTAAAATGTTTAAGTCTCAATCGCAGTATTATGTTTAATCGAAAAAGACGAGGGGCGCTTCGATACTACTTTTTCAGTGGTCTCGAAACGTCACTTTATCCTAACGTGATTTGCATAAATTATTAGCATGTGCTATAATAAAGGCTGATATTTACAATTGAAAAAGCAAACCATATCGCTGAATTCTTAAATGAAGCGGGGGACCCAATCTTCGGGGGTGTATCCATTTTGGAGGGGCAGAACCCTTTAGCCCTAACCCGACAGCTAACCTCGTAAGCGTATAAAGGGGAGTAATGTTCTGCATATTAGAACTATGGAACTCCATGGTTCTTTTTTGTACCCAAAATTAAGTTTACATAACAAGAGCCCTACCCATTAGATAAAACCAATGATTGCTAAGGGGTTCTGGAATTTTGTTGTTTCACAATATTTGTAGGCTTAATAATTCCCTTACTGGATTTTTTTCAATTATAAAAAAGGGAGGATGTTAATTATGAAAAAGTTTTTTAGCGTAATTTTAATATTAATATTAGTAATTACATCTACTTCTGTTTATTCAGAAGAAGTAAAAACAAAAGAAATAGCCTTTGCAGATGCCGGTTGGGATAGTGTGAAGTTCCACAATGCAGTAGCAGGATTAATAGCAGAACAAATTTTTGGGTATAAATGAAGAGAAGTTCCCGGATCAACTACTGTATTACACGAAGGCTTGCTTAAAGGTGAAATTGATGTTCATATGGAAGAGTGGACAGATAATCTAGCTACTTACGAGAAGGATTTAAATGAAGGTAAATTTAAAGATTTAGGAGTAAATTTTGATGATAATAATCAAGGGTTTTATGTTCCGAGATATGTAATTGAAGGGGATGATGAAAGAGGAATTAAGGCAATGGCTTCTGATTTAAAATATGTATGGGATTTAAAGAAATATCCAGATGTATTTCCTGATGCAGAAACAAAGGGTATGAGTAGAGTTTATGGTGCAATCCCTGGCTGGGAAGTTGATGAGATCATGTATAATAAGTATCTACACTATAATCTAGACGAAAACTTTGTATATTTTAGACCAGGATCAGATGCGGCTCTATCATCAGCTTTAACTTCAGCATATGAAAAGGGTGAACCAATAGTTGCATATTATTGGGAGCCAACTTGGCTCATGGGTAAATATGACTTTGTATTGTTGAAAGATCAACCTTTTGATGCTAAAACATATCTAGAAGGGAAAACTGAGCTACCTTCTGTAAAAGTTAATATAGGAGTAAGTAATAAATTCTACGAGCAAAATCCTGAAATGGTTGAATTCCTTACCAAATATAAGACTTCAAGTGCTTTAACCTCTGAGGCTTTAGCATACATGCAAGAAACTGAGTCTAATTATATAGAAACAGCAAAATGGTTCCTAAAGGAACATGATGAATTATTAGATCAGTGGCTAAATCCGGACAATGCACAAAAAATTAAAGCTTATTTAGGTACAGATGAAAAGACTAAAAAATCAAATTGGCTAAAGGATTTTCCATTTAAGATTCCTTTAAATGTTAATGATATAGATACTTCAGTTAGAAATCTTAGTGTAAAATATGATTCGTTTTTTAGTAATATAAGATTCTTTTTAGGTAGTTTAGTAAATGCAATCTATAAGGTATTAGATTTCATACCTTGGTTTATAAGCTTAATATTAGTATTCTTAGTGAGTTGGAAAATAAGCAGAAAGATTGGGAAAGGGATACTATATGCGGGGTTACTGTCCCTTATAGGAGCTTTAGGACTATGGGATTCTATGAATGAAACATTATCTATAGTCATAGCATCAGTTATAATTTCATTAGCACTGGGCTTTCCATTGGGAATAATCATCTCAACCAGTGAAAGGGCAAATCGAATAATTCGACCAGTATTAGACACAATGCAG
This DNA window, taken from Proteiniborus ethanoligenes, encodes the following:
- a CDS encoding ABC transporter ATP-binding protein, which produces MEYKQRQGLGENIRILKYFLKLTHSISKSHIPTLLLSSFLKSAIPFLNIIVPKFIIDELIGQQRTEIFVQFIAILILGNFVLNITNRWFDKRVKIANEKMMYSFDTLISEKIVDMDFENIENPEILDLKERALFAIYNHGTIERLIENIAKAVSEIITMIGLIAIIFTLNGFIVLVILAIIALNSKIFDKLQKLSFEEGQKAVPANRAFAYFGTLTSDFSLGKDIRLYNIAPIILSKSSRFHTDIVAINTRHCRTEGKYNGLTNINLQFQMVLVYAYLTYRVFIEALSIGSFTMYASAISSFSTSVSSFINTFIEINQLCRYLDLFIQFEQLESKNQAGDRSLEEQDQYVIEFCNVSFKYPKNKDYTLKNISITIKHGEKLSLVGLNGAGKTTFIKLLTRLYEPTEGEILLNGINISEYKYDEYMKIFSVVFQDFKLLAFTIKENISLDDHNTASDESIFEVMREVGLEKEISKLEKGVNTSIYKRFDKKGIEFSGGQSQKLAIGRALYKDAPIVVLDEPTAALDPIAEYEIYNKFNDLVGNKIAIYISHRMSSCKICDKIAVFHRGEIIQYGNHDELIKDDNMQYAKMFKSQSQYYV
- a CDS encoding DUF262 domain-containing protein — protein: MSRLVDSSISIYEALQNIKNGKYVMPAFQRQYVWSMEQVEKLWDSILLDYPIATFLFWHVDDDNVTWDTYFCNFLYEVTFDNRKQADTVNYELSNINVNQTDTAVLDGQQRLTSLFLSLFGNAFIRQKYARRKNSGGIVTKLLIELNKNKITVDEEEYNSKKYDIKFSEKVGKLSPTQFEIKNILEQKFQDDSTRDKAIEEAIFNVPADSKDYARNILNKLYNKIFVEKLIRYTEIHDMKQDDALEMFVRFNSGGKALRKSEITMSILEAYWPSAKTEFGKLLVDSYEGFGSDFIIRSALMIYGDVVKSNISKNIAEELKNNWSEFKKALKNLESTLKEIKIGVSRFASSWNVLLPIIYFIYYNPEYRNNLDGIRAYLIRAVLFTYFQSGTTGKLQQMKSRINENDYEITVDMLNQMNDLRVTEGKIEDILNEEKGSRVAGEALYFLSLDWRNTHFKYEQDHLHPFERFDGNKPISVSMEDWRKWRGNRNRLANLHLLEGRSNASKSDMRLVDYYNDMNVEQRADFHRQSFIPEGISLELEKFEEFYEARKAILTGKIRELLG
- a CDS encoding ABC transporter ATP-binding protein — protein: MENDNHTKIKRSTLDNLKFVFRYIWKWDKSLLYICGFNSIFIAVAPFIWILAPKFLIDELMGIKRVDILIKILLVTLLISAVTKYFIAYLAGAYRMKMSNIRFKFIDVIHEKAMEMDYKHTEDPDVLNAIRIAWRTVSNPHRGIGGILQKIFTILGSLAGFLGYIAIILTLNPLILLYLVVNVIIIYFINLKVNEYEKSQEGKRTEYFRKSVYVSSTMSDFQYGKDIRVYSMKDLLLRKKEYFDKIRTDISEDIESKRYRSDVIDAVLLLLREGIVYGYLIHRVVTGSLTIGNFTMYVATIGGFALWMGNLMKDIAFVKTNCKYVGDLRDFLDIKDEEKVKEPLKVPIQKPYEIEFKNVSFKYPNSDNYIFKNLSLKIKPGQKLAIVGVNGAGKTSLVKLLTRLYSPIEGEIYLNGININQFDQKEYYRLFSIVFQEIKMFAFNVTENIALKDKNINHERVKESARKAGIKEKVDSLEKGFSTSILKVIDEHGIELSGGENQKLALARALYKSGEIVVLDEPTAALDPIAEHNIYLSFNELIENRTAIYISHRLSSTRFCDVIAFMEEGEIKEYGTHDELMEKDGKYASMFNIQSQYYKEENMSKEAAGYGI